In Pedobacter sp. W3I1, one DNA window encodes the following:
- a CDS encoding response regulator transcription factor, whose product MKKCIYVVEDNPSIREIIEFLLIEELYEVKTCPNINDFWLQMSKHRPDMVILDIMLPDGNGLDICNTLKRNIKTHDIPVMMMSANNHLNAVKAKCDAEDFINKPFDLNDFADRVEKYLAA is encoded by the coding sequence ATGAAAAAGTGCATCTATGTAGTGGAAGATAATCCGAGTATTAGAGAAATTATCGAATTTCTATTAATTGAGGAGCTTTATGAGGTGAAGACCTGCCCAAACATTAACGATTTCTGGCTTCAAATGAGCAAACACCGCCCTGACATGGTGATTTTAGATATTATGTTACCAGATGGGAATGGATTGGATATTTGCAATACATTAAAGCGAAATATTAAAACACATGATATTCCAGTCATGATGATGTCGGCCAATAACCACTTAAACGCCGTTAAGGCTAAATGTGACGCGGAAGATTTTATAAACAAACCTTTCGATCTGAACGATTTTGCTGATAGAGTAGAAAAGTATTTAGCGGCATAG
- the mnmA gene encoding tRNA 2-thiouridine(34) synthase MnmA has translation MSKHGRILVAMSGGVDSSVAAVMLHEQGYEVIGLTMKTWDYATSGGSSKETGCCSLDSINDARTLAVNYGFPHYILDIRDEFGDYVIDNFVDEYLAGRTPNPCVLCNTHIKWEALLKRANKLDCEFIATGHYANIRQQDSGRYVISKGKDENKDQSYVLWGVSQENLSRTKFPLGSFAKSEIRQMALDMGQEELAKKSESYEICFVPDNDYRAFLKHKVEDLEDRVAGGNFILSNGMIVGQHKGYPFYTIGQRKGLGVAFGEPMFVTQILPESNTVVLGKADELERREAMVRNINLIKYASIEEPMNDVITKIRYKDAGMLSTIVQEKDRMRVVFDHNVSAIAPGQSAVFYEGNDLLGGGFLV, from the coding sequence ATGAGTAAACACGGTAGAATTCTGGTGGCCATGAGTGGCGGGGTTGATAGTTCGGTAGCGGCTGTAATGTTGCATGAGCAAGGTTATGAGGTTATTGGATTAACCATGAAGACCTGGGATTATGCCACCTCTGGTGGTAGCAGTAAGGAAACTGGCTGTTGCTCATTAGATAGCATCAATGATGCCCGTACACTCGCTGTAAACTATGGTTTTCCGCATTATATACTTGATATCAGGGATGAATTTGGCGATTATGTAATCGATAATTTTGTTGACGAATATCTTGCCGGGAGAACTCCAAATCCATGTGTGTTATGCAATACGCATATTAAATGGGAAGCACTTTTAAAACGTGCCAATAAACTCGATTGCGAATTTATTGCAACAGGGCATTATGCCAATATCCGTCAGCAAGACAGCGGCCGGTATGTAATTTCGAAAGGAAAAGACGAAAATAAAGACCAATCTTATGTATTGTGGGGAGTTTCGCAAGAAAACCTTTCGCGTACCAAATTCCCATTGGGCAGTTTTGCAAAATCTGAAATCAGACAGATGGCTTTGGATATGGGACAGGAAGAACTGGCAAAAAAATCGGAGAGTTACGAAATCTGTTTCGTTCCTGATAACGATTACAGGGCTTTCTTAAAACATAAAGTAGAAGATTTAGAAGACAGGGTAGCCGGCGGAAATTTTATTTTAAGTAATGGAATGATCGTTGGACAACATAAAGGTTATCCTTTTTATACCATTGGTCAACGTAAAGGTTTAGGGGTTGCTTTTGGCGAGCCTATGTTTGTAACGCAGATCCTGCCAGAGAGCAATACCGTAGTTTTAGGCAAGGCTGATGAGCTTGAACGCCGCGAAGCCATGGTACGCAACATTAACCTGATAAAATACGCAAGCATTGAAGAACCGATGAATGATGTAATTACCAAAATCCGTTATAAAGATGCAGGTATGCTCAGTACAATTGTTCAGGAGAAAGATAGAATGCGTGTAGTATTTGATCATAATGTTTCGGCGATTGCCCCTGGCCAATCAGCGGTATTTTACGAAGGGAATGATTTATTGGGCGGAGGATTTTTAGTTTAG
- a CDS encoding GH92 family glycosyl hydrolase, translating into MIKKIILPCLLLSAMMASAQQNLVQYVKPIIGTSKMGHTYPGATVPFGSVQLSPETDTLSYEVNGKYNGDVYKYCAGYKYEDKTITGFSHTHFSGTGHSDLGDFLIMPTQGKLQLNPGTASNPKGGYRSAFSHANEVAEAGYYKVKLDDDNITAELTSTTRVGMHQYTFPKSDQSHIILDLMAGIYNYEEKTVWTYVRVVNDTLITGYRQTNGWARTRTVYFAMSFSKPFKSYGRKSYDAKQAYRGFWGKFNQEQNFPEIAGKKLKMFFDFDTQEGEKIKIKFALSPVSQENALQNMRAEISGWDFEKVKTQAQATWNKELNKIQVTTSNDNKINFYTALYHAFINPTTYTDINGEYKGLDQGIHKAEGFTNYTTFSLWDTYRALHPFFNIMQPSRSNDMVKSMLAHYDQSSLHMLPIWSHYANDNWCMSGYHSVSVISDAIIKGTYNGDANKALDACIATAKHRDYEGIGYYMDKGYIPAEKSGISVSNNLEYSYDDWSIAQLAKKLNRMDVYDEFIKRSNNWKNNYDSASGFMRPKLADGTFKKEFDAKDTEGQGFIEGNSWNYSFFVPQDPASLIEMMGGKKKFATRLDTLFTMHLPDEFFAHTEDITREGIIGGYVHGNEPAHHIAYLYNWTDQPWKTQAQIRHILNMQYKPTADGLGGNDDCGQMSAWYMFSSLGFYPVAPGSDVYSLGSPLVNNAVINLENGKTFTVEAIKQSDKNVYVEKVLLNGKEITDHKIKHADITNGGKLTFYMSSKPKK; encoded by the coding sequence ATGATTAAAAAAATTATCCTGCCTTGTCTTTTGCTATCGGCCATGATGGCATCGGCACAGCAGAATCTGGTGCAATATGTTAAGCCCATTATTGGTACATCTAAAATGGGACATACTTATCCAGGTGCCACCGTTCCATTTGGTTCGGTACAGCTAAGTCCCGAAACGGATACTTTATCTTACGAAGTGAACGGAAAATACAATGGCGATGTATATAAATACTGTGCAGGTTATAAATATGAGGATAAAACCATTACCGGCTTTAGTCATACGCATTTTAGTGGCACAGGCCACTCAGATTTAGGTGACTTTCTCATTATGCCTACCCAAGGTAAGTTACAGTTAAATCCTGGTACTGCGTCAAATCCAAAAGGTGGTTACCGTTCCGCATTTTCTCATGCCAATGAAGTTGCAGAGGCAGGTTATTACAAAGTGAAGTTGGATGATGATAACATTACCGCCGAATTGACCTCAACCACCAGGGTAGGGATGCACCAGTACACTTTTCCTAAATCAGATCAATCGCATATTATTTTGGATCTGATGGCTGGTATTTATAATTACGAAGAAAAAACGGTGTGGACTTATGTTCGCGTAGTGAACGATACGCTAATTACCGGTTACCGTCAAACCAATGGATGGGCCAGAACACGAACTGTATATTTTGCAATGAGCTTTTCTAAACCTTTTAAAAGTTACGGACGTAAAAGTTATGATGCTAAACAGGCTTACAGAGGCTTTTGGGGTAAGTTTAACCAGGAACAGAACTTCCCCGAAATTGCCGGTAAAAAATTGAAAATGTTTTTCGATTTCGATACCCAGGAAGGAGAGAAGATCAAAATTAAATTCGCCTTATCGCCGGTTAGTCAGGAAAATGCCTTGCAGAATATGCGTGCAGAAATTTCGGGCTGGGATTTCGAAAAAGTGAAGACCCAGGCACAGGCTACCTGGAACAAAGAATTAAATAAAATACAGGTAACTACTTCTAACGATAATAAGATCAATTTTTATACTGCTTTATATCATGCTTTTATCAACCCAACAACTTATACCGATATTAACGGCGAGTACAAAGGTTTAGATCAAGGCATACATAAAGCAGAGGGTTTTACCAATTACACTACATTCTCGCTTTGGGATACTTACCGGGCCTTACATCCATTCTTTAATATTATGCAACCAAGTCGTAGTAACGATATGGTGAAATCGATGTTGGCCCATTATGATCAGAGTAGTTTGCACATGTTGCCGATCTGGTCGCATTATGCCAACGATAACTGGTGTATGAGTGGTTACCACAGTGTTTCGGTAATTTCTGATGCGATTATTAAGGGCACTTACAATGGCGATGCGAACAAAGCATTAGATGCCTGTATTGCAACAGCAAAACACCGCGATTACGAAGGAATTGGTTATTACATGGATAAAGGTTATATCCCGGCAGAAAAATCAGGAATTTCGGTTTCTAATAACTTAGAATATTCTTACGATGACTGGTCGATTGCACAATTGGCCAAGAAATTAAACCGCATGGATGTTTACGATGAATTTATCAAACGTTCTAACAACTGGAAAAATAACTATGATAGTGCTTCTGGTTTTATGCGCCCTAAATTAGCTGATGGAACCTTTAAAAAAGAATTTGATGCAAAAGACACCGAAGGACAAGGTTTTATTGAAGGAAATAGCTGGAACTACAGTTTCTTTGTGCCACAAGATCCTGCTTCGTTAATCGAAATGATGGGTGGCAAAAAGAAATTTGCTACCCGCTTAGATACTTTATTTACCATGCATTTGCCTGATGAATTTTTTGCACATACTGAAGATATTACCCGCGAAGGTATTATTGGTGGTTATGTACATGGAAACGAGCCTGCACACCATATCGCTTATCTTTACAACTGGACCGATCAGCCATGGAAAACACAAGCGCAGATTCGCCATATCTTAAACATGCAATACAAACCCACCGCAGATGGTTTGGGTGGAAATGACGACTGTGGACAGATGAGCGCCTGGTATATGTTCTCTTCCTTAGGATTTTATCCGGTAGCACCAGGTTCTGATGTTTATTCGTTGGGGAGTCCATTGGTTAATAACGCCGTAATTAATTTAGAAAACGGTAAAACATTTACTGTTGAGGCGATTAAACAAAGTGATAAAAATGTTTACGTAGAGAAAGTTTTATTGAACGGCAAAGAAATTACCGATCATAAAATCAAACATGCAGATATCACCAACGGTGGAAAGCTTACTTTTTATATGAGTTCGAAACCTAAGAAATAA
- a CDS encoding EamA family transporter — translation MWKFYAILSALFAAATAILAKVGLKGVNGNVATAIRTIVILFIAWGIVLATGEISQLKTLSKNNLIFLGLSGLATGLSWIFYFKALETGNVSKVAPIDKLSVAIAMGLAFLILKEPIDAKTLVGGGLIVAGSLVILL, via the coding sequence ATGTGGAAATTTTATGCAATACTCTCTGCTTTGTTTGCTGCTGCAACGGCAATTTTAGCTAAAGTTGGACTAAAAGGCGTTAATGGAAATGTGGCAACGGCTATCAGAACTATAGTAATCTTATTTATTGCCTGGGGAATTGTTCTAGCAACCGGAGAAATTTCCCAGCTTAAAACATTGAGTAAAAACAACCTGATATTTTTAGGTTTATCGGGATTGGCAACAGGCTTATCCTGGATTTTTTATTTTAAGGCGCTCGAAACGGGAAATGTTTCCAAAGTAGCCCCGATTGATAAGTTAAGTGTGGCCATTGCAATGGGCTTGGCTTTTTTGATCTTAAAAGAACCGATTGATGCTAAAACATTAGTTGGTGGTGGGTTGATTGTTGCAGGTAGTTTGGTGATTTTGCTTTGA
- a CDS encoding helix-turn-helix transcriptional regulator yields the protein MGLTKTEIFTEEQNQMAALLKAMAHPARIAILQRILKSNTCICGDLVEELGLAQATISQHLKELKNAGIIQGTIEGVSICYCIEPKTWQLLQTRLGDFFASYKGEQNCC from the coding sequence ATGGGACTTACCAAAACAGAAATCTTCACTGAAGAGCAGAATCAAATGGCAGCGTTATTAAAAGCAATGGCACATCCTGCGCGCATTGCGATTCTTCAGCGCATCCTTAAATCAAATACGTGTATCTGTGGCGATTTGGTTGAGGAACTTGGCTTAGCTCAGGCTACCATTTCTCAGCATTTAAAAGAACTTAAAAATGCGGGTATTATTCAGGGAACCATTGAAGGGGTGAGTATTTGTTACTGTATAGAACCTAAAACCTGGCAGTTATTACAAACACGGCTGGGCGATTTCTTTGCCTCATATAAAGGCGAGCAGAACTGCTGTTAA
- a CDS encoding DUF6428 family protein translates to MINKSSTEWSSFKAELQQHPELVLQFQYAPGKRVNANYHITEIKQAPIVSVDCGGVMNAWTEIIVQLWEPTEEETGRAMQVKKALSIINLVESKLPLNPKWNCEN, encoded by the coding sequence ATGATTAATAAATCTTCAACGGAATGGAGCAGCTTTAAGGCTGAACTTCAACAACATCCAGAATTGGTATTACAGTTCCAATATGCTCCGGGTAAACGGGTAAATGCCAATTATCACATTACCGAAATTAAACAGGCGCCTATTGTTTCCGTAGATTGCGGAGGCGTGATGAACGCCTGGACTGAAATTATAGTACAGTTATGGGAGCCTACTGAAGAGGAAACGGGTAGGGCCATGCAGGTGAAAAAAGCATTATCCATTATTAACCTGGTAGAAAGTAAACTTCCATTAAATCCCAAATGGAATTGTGAAAATTGA
- a CDS encoding DUF6428 family protein, translating into MKIEFGNSAFDTRQMFPGEFKIDGENLILDLTPDATQCKAINRGGSCGITETGEECCAPAQPEKTKVKLVNLAAGQNSCSPESGCC; encoded by the coding sequence GTGAAAATTGAATTTGGCAATTCTGCATTCGATACTAGGCAGATGTTTCCAGGTGAATTTAAAATTGATGGGGAGAACCTGATTTTAGATTTAACACCTGATGCTACCCAATGTAAAGCGATTAACCGTGGTGGAAGTTGTGGTATCACCGAAACCGGTGAAGAATGCTGTGCACCCGCTCAGCCCGAAAAAACAAAGGTAAAACTGGTTAATCTCGCCGCTGGCCAAAATAGTTGCAGCCCTGAAAGTGGCTGTTGTTAA
- a CDS encoding arsenate reductase ArsC produces MKNVLVLCTGNSCRSQLAEGYLKHFAQNKAKIYSAGIEVHGVNPRAIKVMAEDGIDISGQTSNNIEEYFYVPFDYVITVCDHAKESCPYFPTQATKLYHNFPDPAKAVGTDEEIMAEFRNTRDLVKVYIKGFVDKNLYR; encoded by the coding sequence ATGAAAAATGTATTGGTTCTCTGCACTGGAAATAGTTGTAGAAGTCAGCTGGCAGAAGGTTATTTGAAACATTTTGCTCAAAATAAAGCTAAAATCTATAGTGCTGGTATCGAAGTTCATGGTGTTAACCCAAGGGCGATAAAAGTAATGGCCGAAGATGGAATCGATATTTCTGGTCAAACCTCTAACAATATCGAGGAGTATTTTTATGTGCCTTTCGATTATGTGATTACGGTTTGCGACCATGCGAAGGAGAGTTGTCCGTATTTCCCAACACAAGCTACAAAACTGTACCATAACTTTCCCGATCCGGCAAAAGCGGTAGGTACCGATGAAGAAATCATGGCCGAATTTAGAAATACAAGAGATCTGGTAAAGGTTTATATTAAGGGTTTTGTAGACAAAAATTTATACAGGTAA
- a CDS encoding SDR family oxidoreductase, whose amino-acid sequence MENQKVWFVTGASKGLGLTLVKTLLSNGLNVAATSRNLNDLTNAVGEHENFLPLAVDLIDESSVEAAVSQTISKFGQVDVVVNNAGYGILGALEELSDKESRQNFDVNVFGSLNVIRKVLPQLRKQQSGHIFNISSIGGFSGNFPGFGIYCATKFAVVGFTESLAAEVKSMGIKATVVEPGYFRTAFLTEGSLAVPSSPIDAYKEVRDSQAAHQNDINNQQPGDPAKAVEVIIEAAKSENPPLHLFLGPDAYQVADAKIADVQRDMANWKYLATATNFDEVDA is encoded by the coding sequence ATGGAAAATCAAAAAGTATGGTTTGTAACAGGCGCATCAAAAGGCCTGGGACTTACATTAGTAAAAACATTATTAAGCAATGGACTTAACGTTGCTGCAACTTCAAGAAACCTGAACGATTTAACAAACGCAGTTGGCGAACACGAAAACTTCTTACCGCTAGCGGTCGACCTGATCGACGAAAGCAGTGTAGAAGCAGCAGTTAGCCAAACGATCAGCAAATTTGGCCAGGTTGATGTGGTGGTAAACAATGCTGGTTACGGCATACTGGGTGCTTTAGAGGAATTAAGCGACAAAGAATCACGCCAAAATTTCGATGTGAACGTTTTTGGCTCGTTAAACGTAATCAGGAAAGTGCTTCCTCAATTGAGAAAACAACAATCGGGTCACATTTTCAATATTTCTTCAATTGGCGGATTTTCAGGAAATTTCCCTGGCTTCGGAATTTATTGCGCTACAAAATTCGCAGTGGTTGGTTTTACCGAATCGTTAGCCGCCGAAGTAAAATCAATGGGAATTAAAGCAACCGTTGTAGAACCAGGCTATTTCAGAACAGCATTTCTTACTGAAGGATCATTAGCAGTACCAAGTTCACCGATTGATGCCTATAAAGAGGTTCGCGACTCGCAAGCAGCACATCAGAACGACATTAACAACCAACAACCAGGTGATCCGGCCAAAGCAGTTGAGGTAATTATTGAAGCTGCAAAAAGTGAAAACCCACCGCTTCATTTATTCTTAGGCCCTGATGCTTATCAGGTAGCTGATGCAAAAATTGCAGATGTACAAAGAGATATGGCGAATTGGAAATATTTAGCTACTGCTACTAATTTCGATGAGGTTGATGCATAG
- a CDS encoding SDR family NAD(P)-dependent oxidoreductase, with protein sequence MKKVWFITGASKGLGLSLVHQLLNAGQYVAATSRNIGELKKAVNNDGGKFLPLAVNLADEQSVEDAIKATIAKFERIDVVINNAGYGIGGSIEELSDAETRNSFDVNVFGTLNVIRKTSPYLRAQRAGHIINIASIAGIAGATGWAVYAAAKSAVIALSEVSAEDLKEFGIKVTVVAPGAFRTSFLTTDSLTLAANPIAEYEEVRAIHSKYLKMDGQQIGDPEKAAAAMISLASMPNPPLHLLLGNDAFQRASTKIESLQKEFRDWKAITISTDFDEN encoded by the coding sequence ATGAAAAAAGTTTGGTTTATTACCGGAGCTTCAAAGGGCTTAGGATTAAGTTTAGTTCATCAGTTGCTAAATGCTGGCCAATATGTAGCAGCCACATCAAGAAATATCGGTGAACTTAAAAAAGCAGTAAACAATGATGGCGGAAAATTCCTTCCGTTAGCAGTTAACCTCGCCGACGAACAAAGTGTTGAGGATGCGATAAAGGCGACCATTGCAAAATTTGAAAGAATTGATGTTGTGATTAATAACGCAGGTTACGGAATTGGAGGCAGTATCGAAGAATTAAGTGATGCAGAAACGCGCAATAGCTTTGATGTTAACGTTTTCGGCACACTGAATGTAATCAGAAAAACTTCACCTTATTTAAGGGCACAAAGAGCCGGGCATATCATCAACATCGCATCCATTGCAGGCATTGCCGGTGCAACAGGCTGGGCGGTATATGCAGCAGCAAAATCGGCAGTAATTGCATTATCAGAAGTATCAGCCGAAGATCTTAAAGAATTTGGCATAAAAGTAACTGTTGTTGCACCTGGTGCATTCAGGACCAGTTTCTTAACCACTGATTCGTTAACACTAGCTGCCAATCCAATTGCAGAATACGAAGAAGTTCGGGCAATACACAGCAAATACCTAAAAATGGACGGTCAGCAGATTGGCGATCCCGAGAAAGCTGCTGCAGCAATGATCTCACTGGCAAGCATGCCTAATCCACCCCTTCATTTGCTTTTAGGTAATGACGCTTTCCAAAGAGCAAGTACTAAAATAGAATCGCTACAGAAGGAATTTAGAGACTGGAAAGCCATTACGATTTCAACAGATTTCGACGAAAATTAA
- a CDS encoding AraC family transcriptional regulator, translated as MNKPETIEDFYQNKFKFLPDNLQNGVGHFNVFKLEDCLKDDHKPMSYNRRDYYKICLTRGHNVYHYADRSIEINGTALIFFNPLVPYTWELASGKQSEVTGYFCIFTEAFFTEKIRGNIGDLPMFTHGGKPAYILNEQQDKQIEAIFSKMFEEINTDYIYKYDLLRNYITEITHFALKTEPSENLFKHTDANTRITSVFTELLERQFPIETTTQRFTMRSAKDYASQLSVHVNHLNRAIKETTGKTTTHYITERLLREAKALLKHTDWNISEIGYCLGFEEPTHFNNFFKKLTKHTPTSYRIV; from the coding sequence ATGAACAAGCCAGAAACCATTGAAGATTTTTACCAGAACAAATTCAAGTTCCTGCCAGATAACCTACAGAATGGCGTAGGTCATTTTAACGTTTTTAAGCTGGAAGATTGTTTAAAGGATGATCATAAACCAATGAGTTATAACCGCAGGGATTATTACAAAATCTGCCTTACCCGCGGACATAATGTTTACCACTACGCTGATAGAAGTATTGAGATTAATGGTACAGCTTTAATCTTTTTCAACCCGCTTGTACCTTATACCTGGGAACTGGCCAGCGGCAAACAAAGCGAGGTGACGGGTTATTTCTGCATTTTCACAGAAGCTTTCTTTACTGAAAAGATCCGCGGAAATATTGGTGATTTGCCCATGTTTACCCATGGAGGAAAACCTGCATACATTTTGAATGAACAGCAGGACAAGCAAATAGAGGCTATTTTTTCTAAAATGTTTGAAGAAATTAATACCGATTACATCTATAAATATGATCTACTCCGTAATTACATTACAGAAATCACACATTTTGCGTTAAAAACAGAGCCATCAGAAAATTTATTCAAACATACTGATGCCAATACCAGGATTACTTCTGTTTTTACGGAATTACTAGAACGTCAGTTTCCCATCGAAACGACTACGCAAAGGTTTACCATGCGCTCAGCCAAAGATTACGCTTCGCAGCTTTCAGTACATGTAAACCACTTAAACCGTGCAATAAAAGAAACTACCGGCAAAACCACTACCCATTATATTACTGAGCGTTTATTAAGAGAGGCTAAGGCTTTATTGAAACATACCGACTGGAATATATCGGAAATAGGTTATTGCCTGGGATTTGAAGAGCCTACTCATTTTAATAACTTTTTTAAAAAATTGACCAAGCACACCCCTACTTCCTATCGAATTGTTTGA
- a CDS encoding TetR/AcrR family transcriptional regulator, with protein sequence MTKAEKTRNFIVEKTAPIFNMKGYAGTSLNDIAAATGLTKGSIYGNFANKDEVALAAFDYNLKNVSSRIDAEMRKQASIKDKLLVYINIYQKFIDGSVSEGGCPVLNTAVDADDTHPELREKVLKAVLGWKNKIAKLVEAGISTKEINADHDPEQVALTMIAIIEGGIMISRLTAKPAHWNLIMDSLKKYINSLG encoded by the coding sequence ATGACTAAAGCAGAAAAAACGAGAAATTTCATTGTGGAGAAAACCGCACCCATTTTTAATATGAAAGGTTATGCAGGTACTTCTTTAAATGATATTGCTGCTGCTACAGGTTTAACCAAGGGCAGTATTTATGGCAACTTCGCCAATAAAGATGAGGTGGCATTGGCTGCTTTTGATTATAATCTGAAAAATGTTTCATCCAGGATAGATGCTGAAATGAGAAAACAAGCCAGTATAAAGGATAAACTTTTGGTATACATTAATATTTACCAAAAATTTATTGATGGTTCAGTATCAGAAGGAGGCTGTCCTGTTTTAAATACTGCAGTTGACGCTGATGATACCCATCCTGAATTGCGGGAAAAAGTTTTAAAGGCAGTTTTGGGCTGGAAAAATAAAATTGCTAAACTAGTAGAGGCAGGGATATCGACCAAAGAAATTAATGCAGATCACGATCCAGAGCAGGTTGCGCTCACTATGATTGCCATAATAGAAGGGGGCATTATGATTTCGAGGCTTACAGCAAAACCAGCTCACTGGAATTTAATTATGGATTCGTTAAAAAAATATATCAATAGCCTCGGCTAA
- a CDS encoding PaaI family thioesterase — MKRTRTIIWEDPTRGAREAMQMDGIDYLQAMSDHKFPLPPLLYTLDFSVSLIEKGNVVFEFTPQEFHYNPIGTVHGGVITAILDSAMGCSVHSLLPAGKGYTTLELKVNFLKAVTIQTGKLKTIGKVINLGGRTALVEAQLIDENNTVYAHAVSTCLILKF, encoded by the coding sequence ATGAAAAGAACCAGAACAATAATTTGGGAAGACCCCACGAGAGGCGCTAGAGAAGCGATGCAGATGGATGGTATTGATTATTTACAGGCCATGAGCGATCATAAATTTCCGTTGCCGCCATTATTATATACTTTGGATTTTAGTGTCAGTCTGATCGAAAAAGGAAACGTAGTTTTCGAATTTACACCACAGGAATTTCATTACAACCCAATCGGTACCGTGCATGGCGGGGTAATCACTGCTATTTTAGATTCGGCTATGGGCTGTTCTGTCCACTCATTATTACCAGCCGGAAAAGGATACACCACTTTGGAGCTGAAGGTAAATTTCCTGAAGGCTGTCACCATCCAAACGGGAAAATTAAAAACCATTGGGAAAGTAATCAACCTTGGTGGTCGTACTGCCTTAGTGGAAGCACAATTAATCGATGAAAATAATACCGTTTATGCTCATGCGGTGAGCACTTGTTTAATCTTAAAATTTTAA
- a CDS encoding SDR family oxidoreductase, which yields MKTSQNTVLLIGGTAGIGLEIAKQLTALDNHVIITGRNQERLDAAAASLQNVTTILSDVSKAEDVDQLVVRIKTDFPQLNIVINNAGRAILYNLADPNQDAFANAEDEMLTNYLSIIRINQKLLPVLKAQGESAIVNVSSIVAYVPGVTLPTYAASKAALHSYSTSLRLSLEETSVKIFELMPPLVDTEFSKEIGGHNGIKPSVVAEALLTALANDEFEIRVGDTAKIYELFRQSPVDALNVMNANRKAWIDSVED from the coding sequence ATGAAAACTTCACAAAATACCGTTTTATTGATCGGCGGAACAGCTGGTATCGGTTTAGAAATCGCAAAACAATTAACTGCTTTAGATAACCATGTAATTATTACTGGCAGAAACCAGGAAAGGCTGGATGCAGCTGCAGCATCATTGCAAAATGTAACCACCATTCTTTCTGATGTGAGCAAAGCTGAAGATGTGGATCAATTGGTAGTACGAATTAAAACAGATTTTCCTCAATTAAATATCGTTATTAATAATGCCGGAAGAGCAATCCTATATAATTTAGCTGACCCCAATCAAGATGCTTTTGCAAATGCAGAAGATGAAATGTTGACCAATTATTTATCAATTATCAGGATTAATCAAAAATTGCTACCTGTTTTAAAGGCACAAGGTGAATCGGCTATCGTAAACGTTTCGTCCATTGTGGCTTATGTTCCTGGGGTTACCTTACCAACTTATGCGGCCAGTAAAGCAGCACTACATTCTTACAGTACTTCGTTAAGGTTGAGTTTAGAAGAAACTTCTGTTAAGATTTTCGAATTGATGCCACCATTGGTGGATACTGAATTCTCAAAAGAAATAGGTGGTCATAATGGTATTAAACCTTCGGTTGTTGCAGAAGCGCTTTTAACCGCTTTAGCTAATGATGAATTTGAAATCAGGGTAGGTGATACTGCTAAAATTTATGAGCTGTTCAGGCAATCGCCGGTTGATGCCCTGAATGTGATGAATGCAAATAGAAAAGCCTGGATTGATTCGGTCGAAGATTAA
- a CDS encoding DUF2798 domain-containing protein → MKKKVAFAFIMAVFTTGIVTFAAIGVNLGFTSIFLKVWLKSWGISYIVAIPAILIIAPRVQSLVDYLFKDID, encoded by the coding sequence ATGAAAAAGAAGGTGGCATTTGCATTTATTATGGCGGTTTTTACTACAGGAATAGTTACTTTCGCGGCCATAGGTGTTAATCTTGGATTTACATCGATCTTTTTGAAGGTTTGGTTAAAATCATGGGGTATTTCTTACATTGTAGCCATTCCTGCTATATTAATTATTGCCCCACGCGTACAATCATTGGTCGATTATTTATTCAAGGATATTGACTAA